The Verrucomicrobium spinosum DSM 4136 = JCM 18804 genome includes a region encoding these proteins:
- a CDS encoding carbohydrate binding domain-containing protein, whose amino-acid sequence MHLSSFRAFGCMALLGLGGGIAVAQSATAPGQPGWFPFTISTQDASPSPIDLSALNEKPAGASGILKVEGEWLVDGRGRKVRLFGTNFCGTACFPPEELAPQIAAHLAKNGVNVVRLHHMDNDWGKGSSIIGDNEATTLDEQNLARLDKLAAELIAQGIYLNINLHVSRTYPGTPKGAPSYSKGLDHFHRPFIAQFQAFAKVLLNHVNPHTGRAYKDEPGVAVIEMNNENSILLNPWWTASLPEPFKGELQGMFLKYLKGQYKDTAALQAAWGVNDGSTGPELIKNGSFTDGAKEWFVEATNGAQATAKAIGDGAVRWTSTAIGSVPWSLQFYQVGLNLDERASYRLTFKARSEDKSTISITAMNSAAPWAQLGLSENVSLTPEWQEYHLDFAPHSVLPDGKNRVGFGLLNKITTVELRDIRLHTVPNGFLKSDQTLEAGTIPIPERSANVAVRRDFIAFLADLEIEHALEMKRFIREEIGARQMITHSQLLFGGIAGARREFAVSDLVDTHGYWHHPSFPRKSWDMNDWYVNNVSQVVEKSGGTLAEIAMQRPVGKPYSLSEYDVPAPNDYAAETFPLLSAMASVQDWSAVYHFAFKHNTPYDSDRITSFFDLPGHPAKQAMMPIAALVYRMGLITPFSRGSTLKLGKCPILDYAGEKAGDVWGSWRPVWDKVGKTGAVAWTERVGLELSEDRAWELTPSVGVLRKGGDTVKVNWVAEGKNPGLSVVDRKAVVFSGTLGPGKQQLGAISVALENDSPASNVTLMAAALDDKSLADSKRIWLAVVSRAENVGMGWDANRTTVGTQWGKGPAEVLGVKAVVGLPDGRKWKVQALDAKGNPRQEVPIEGSHFKLSPEQKTVWWLMTR is encoded by the coding sequence ATGCATCTTTCCTCATTCCGTGCTTTTGGCTGTATGGCCCTTCTAGGGCTGGGGGGCGGCATCGCTGTCGCCCAAAGTGCGACCGCTCCGGGACAGCCGGGGTGGTTTCCGTTCACCATCAGCACGCAGGATGCTTCGCCAAGTCCCATTGATCTCTCTGCCCTGAACGAAAAACCGGCGGGAGCTTCAGGCATTCTGAAGGTGGAAGGGGAGTGGCTGGTGGATGGAAGGGGGCGAAAGGTGCGCCTCTTCGGAACCAATTTCTGCGGCACCGCATGCTTCCCACCTGAGGAACTGGCTCCTCAGATCGCCGCCCACCTGGCCAAGAACGGCGTGAACGTCGTGCGACTCCACCACATGGACAACGACTGGGGGAAGGGGAGCTCCATCATCGGTGACAATGAAGCTACCACGCTTGATGAGCAGAACCTCGCCCGCCTGGACAAGCTGGCGGCAGAGCTGATCGCTCAAGGCATTTATCTTAACATTAACCTGCACGTCAGCCGAACGTATCCTGGCACGCCCAAGGGTGCGCCCAGCTATAGCAAAGGGCTGGATCACTTCCACCGGCCTTTCATTGCGCAGTTTCAGGCCTTCGCCAAGGTGTTGCTCAATCACGTGAATCCCCACACGGGTCGAGCCTACAAGGACGAACCCGGCGTCGCGGTGATCGAGATGAACAATGAAAACTCGATCCTGCTCAATCCCTGGTGGACGGCCAGCCTGCCGGAGCCTTTCAAAGGAGAGCTGCAGGGGATGTTCCTCAAGTACCTGAAGGGGCAGTACAAAGACACCGCAGCGCTCCAGGCGGCGTGGGGTGTGAATGACGGCAGCACGGGACCGGAACTGATCAAGAACGGTTCCTTCACGGACGGAGCCAAGGAATGGTTCGTGGAAGCTACCAACGGAGCCCAGGCCACTGCGAAGGCCATCGGAGATGGGGCGGTGCGCTGGACGAGTACTGCGATCGGCAGTGTGCCCTGGAGCCTTCAGTTCTATCAGGTCGGGCTGAATCTGGATGAAAGGGCGAGCTATCGACTCACCTTCAAGGCGCGGTCCGAGGACAAGAGCACCATCAGCATCACTGCGATGAACTCCGCTGCCCCGTGGGCCCAGCTTGGGCTCAGTGAAAACGTGTCGCTCACGCCAGAGTGGCAGGAGTACCACCTGGATTTCGCCCCGCACTCTGTGCTGCCAGATGGCAAGAACCGCGTCGGGTTCGGCCTGCTCAACAAGATCACCACCGTGGAGCTCAGGGACATCCGACTGCACACGGTGCCCAATGGTTTCCTCAAATCGGATCAGACGCTGGAGGCTGGCACCATCCCCATCCCAGAGCGCAGTGCCAATGTGGCGGTACGCCGGGATTTCATCGCCTTTCTGGCGGATCTGGAGATCGAGCACGCGCTGGAGATGAAGAGGTTCATCCGGGAGGAGATCGGGGCCAGGCAGATGATCACGCATTCGCAGTTGCTCTTCGGGGGCATTGCGGGGGCGCGTCGCGAGTTCGCGGTGAGCGACTTGGTGGACACGCACGGCTACTGGCATCACCCGTCTTTCCCCCGGAAGTCCTGGGATATGAACGACTGGTATGTGAACAACGTATCCCAGGTCGTGGAAAAGAGCGGAGGAACCCTGGCGGAGATCGCCATGCAACGTCCTGTGGGCAAGCCGTACAGCTTGAGTGAGTACGATGTGCCGGCCCCCAATGACTATGCCGCGGAGACGTTCCCTCTGCTTTCCGCCATGGCCTCCGTGCAAGACTGGAGTGCGGTGTATCACTTCGCTTTCAAGCACAACACTCCCTATGACAGCGATCGCATCACGAGCTTCTTCGATCTGCCTGGACATCCGGCCAAACAGGCGATGATGCCCATCGCGGCCCTGGTTTATCGGATGGGCCTGATCACCCCCTTCAGCCGGGGCTCAACCTTGAAGCTCGGCAAGTGCCCGATTCTCGACTATGCCGGGGAGAAGGCGGGCGATGTGTGGGGGAGCTGGCGTCCCGTGTGGGACAAGGTGGGCAAGACGGGAGCCGTCGCGTGGACGGAGCGGGTGGGCTTGGAGCTGAGTGAAGACAGGGCGTGGGAACTCACTCCCTCCGTGGGTGTGTTGAGGAAGGGGGGCGACACGGTGAAGGTGAATTGGGTCGCTGAAGGGAAAAACCCCGGGTTGAGCGTGGTGGACCGCAAGGCGGTGGTTTTCAGCGGAACCCTGGGACCAGGTAAGCAACAGCTCGGGGCCATCTCGGTAGCGCTGGAGAACGATTCGCCTGCCAGCAATGTGACCCTGATGGCCGCAGCTCTGGACGACAAGTCTCTGGCTGACTCCAAACGCATCTGGCTTGCTGTGGTGAGCCGTGCAGAAAATGTCGGGATGGGGTGGGATGCCAACCGTACGACCGTGGGCACCCAGTGGGGCAAAGGTCCCGCCGAAGTCTTAGGCGTGAAGGCCGTTGTGGGCCTGCCCGATGGGCGCAAGTGGAAGGTGCAGGCGCTGGACGCGAAGGGAAATCCCCGGCAGGAGGTGCCGATTGAAGGAAGCCACTTCAAGTTGTCGCCTGAGCAGAAGACGGTCTGGTGGCTGATGACCCGTTGA
- a CDS encoding MFS transporter, which translates to MSHPDTLKPSAAMTTSRYAWTVVALLFPVALLNYLDRQMIASMKVSVMRDIPSVGSEANWGHMLAQFKWVYAVFSVVGGYIADRFSKRYTICASLFVWSGITWWTGHVQSFEELIWARSLMGISEAFYIPAALALIADYHGVLTRSKAVSIHQMGIYCGVIVGGFAGYVADAPSLGWRIAFDVTGLVGVLYAVPLLMLLRDKPVEAWVPVAPSKSGEFGKMGKALGALFSNSSYLLLVLYFTLPAIAAWVVRDWMPAILQKEFNISQGHAGVSAALYWQAAALVAAVGAGVLADRLMRRTQRGRIYVSAMGMMLIVPALFSVGNAPGQHSFGLAIFGLILFGIGWGFFDCNNMPILSQIVGPQQRATGYGFMNFVSMTAGGMADWIFGIMRDRGVGLNIIFSTFAGICVLSTVLVLLIRPRDTERDGGAAP; encoded by the coding sequence ATGAGCCATCCCGACACTCTCAAGCCTTCCGCCGCCATGACCACCAGCCGCTATGCCTGGACGGTGGTGGCTCTGTTATTTCCTGTGGCCCTCTTGAACTACCTGGACCGGCAGATGATCGCCTCCATGAAGGTCTCCGTCATGCGGGACATTCCCAGCGTGGGGTCCGAGGCGAACTGGGGGCACATGCTGGCGCAGTTCAAGTGGGTTTATGCCGTCTTCAGTGTGGTTGGCGGGTACATTGCCGACCGATTCAGCAAGCGATACACCATCTGCGCGAGCTTGTTCGTCTGGTCGGGGATTACCTGGTGGACAGGGCATGTGCAGTCGTTCGAGGAACTGATCTGGGCCCGGTCTCTGATGGGCATCAGTGAGGCCTTCTATATTCCGGCTGCGCTGGCTTTGATTGCCGACTATCATGGGGTACTCACCCGGTCGAAAGCGGTCAGCATTCACCAGATGGGCATCTATTGCGGCGTGATCGTGGGGGGCTTCGCGGGATATGTTGCGGACGCACCTTCGTTGGGGTGGCGTATTGCATTCGATGTCACGGGTCTGGTCGGGGTGCTCTACGCCGTGCCGCTGTTGATGCTGCTGCGAGACAAACCAGTTGAGGCATGGGTCCCAGTGGCTCCTTCGAAATCGGGCGAGTTTGGGAAAATGGGGAAGGCGCTCGGTGCCTTGTTCTCGAACAGTTCTTACCTCCTGCTGGTGCTCTACTTCACGTTGCCGGCCATTGCCGCGTGGGTGGTCCGGGACTGGATGCCGGCCATTTTGCAGAAGGAGTTTAACATCAGCCAGGGGCATGCCGGGGTCTCTGCCGCACTCTACTGGCAGGCCGCAGCTCTGGTGGCGGCGGTGGGGGCTGGGGTCCTCGCAGACCGGCTCATGCGGCGTACTCAGCGGGGACGCATCTATGTGAGCGCCATGGGCATGATGCTCATCGTGCCCGCTCTCTTCAGCGTCGGCAATGCCCCTGGGCAACACTCGTTTGGTCTGGCCATCTTTGGCCTGATCCTCTTCGGCATTGGCTGGGGCTTCTTTGACTGCAACAACATGCCCATCCTCTCCCAGATCGTGGGTCCCCAACAGCGGGCCACGGGCTATGGGTTCATGAACTTCGTGAGCATGACCGCTGGCGGCATGGCGGACTGGATCTTTGGCATCATGCGGGATCGCGGTGTGGGCCTCAACATCATCTTCTCCACCTTTGCCGGCATCTGCGTGCTTTCCACCGTCCTGGTGCTGCTGATCCGCCCCCGCGACACTGAGCGCGACGGTGGCGCTGCTCCCTGA
- a CDS encoding fucose isomerase — MKKALKNVETKVVQLVASGDLRLSANQTCWAAQDAMEKALAAAVAAEGYDLVRAHPYKEDEGHGFIASQREGIEVFRNVDPDAPLIVAEAVWQYSHHVLAGLTTHRGPILTVANWSGQWPGLVGMLNLNGSLTKAGVEYSTLWSEDFTDEFFRTELRRWLKTGKVKQDLSHVRPLEDVTVPPKSAQLGGQLAAELRLQKAIMGVFDEGCMGMFNAIIPDHALHACGVFKERLSQSSLYHETTQTSETEAREVYQWLVKKGMKFHLGKDHATELTEAQVLKQCQMYISAVRLADDFGCDTIGIQYQQGLKDLLPASDLVEGILNNSDRPPVKSRDGKRVLYKGEPLVHFNEVDECAGLDGLMTCRVHQALGQPVESTLHDIRWGEAFGGDYVWVLLISGAAPPAHFVKGWKGAEGFRQPPMYFPNGGSTLRGISKPGEIVWSRIYVEDESLHMDIGRGAVVELPKEETERRWQNTTPQWPIMHAVTYGVSRDQLMAKHQANHIQVAYADDAKSADACLLAKAAFANELGMKVNVCGGRSRKKGW, encoded by the coding sequence ATGAAAAAAGCCTTGAAGAATGTTGAGACGAAGGTGGTGCAACTGGTGGCGAGCGGGGACTTGAGGCTCTCGGCCAACCAGACTTGCTGGGCTGCGCAGGATGCCATGGAAAAGGCCCTGGCAGCGGCGGTGGCGGCAGAAGGCTACGACCTGGTGCGCGCTCATCCCTACAAGGAGGATGAGGGGCATGGATTCATCGCTTCCCAGCGCGAGGGGATTGAAGTGTTCCGCAATGTGGACCCGGATGCACCGCTCATCGTGGCGGAGGCGGTCTGGCAGTATTCTCACCATGTGCTGGCGGGGCTGACGACGCATCGCGGCCCCATTCTCACGGTGGCCAACTGGTCCGGTCAGTGGCCGGGTCTGGTGGGCATGCTGAACCTCAACGGTTCTCTGACCAAGGCGGGTGTGGAGTACTCCACCTTGTGGAGCGAGGACTTCACAGACGAATTCTTCCGCACCGAACTGCGCCGCTGGCTGAAGACGGGCAAGGTGAAGCAGGATCTCTCCCACGTGCGACCGCTCGAAGACGTGACCGTGCCGCCGAAGTCCGCGCAACTGGGCGGACAACTGGCTGCTGAGCTCCGGCTACAGAAGGCCATCATGGGTGTGTTCGATGAAGGCTGCATGGGCATGTTCAACGCGATCATCCCAGATCATGCGCTGCACGCGTGCGGTGTCTTCAAGGAGAGGCTCAGCCAGTCCAGCCTCTATCACGAGACGACCCAGACCTCCGAGACCGAGGCCCGGGAGGTGTACCAGTGGCTCGTGAAGAAGGGGATGAAATTTCATCTGGGCAAGGACCACGCCACAGAGCTGACCGAGGCCCAAGTGCTGAAGCAATGCCAGATGTACATTTCCGCCGTGCGGCTCGCGGACGACTTCGGCTGCGACACCATCGGCATCCAGTACCAGCAGGGGCTGAAGGATCTGCTTCCGGCGAGCGATCTGGTGGAAGGCATCCTCAACAACAGCGACCGCCCGCCGGTGAAATCGCGTGATGGCAAGCGGGTGCTCTATAAAGGCGAGCCGCTGGTGCACTTCAACGAGGTGGACGAATGCGCGGGGCTGGATGGTCTTATGACCTGCCGGGTGCATCAGGCCCTGGGCCAGCCGGTGGAAAGTACCTTGCACGACATACGGTGGGGCGAGGCCTTTGGCGGTGACTACGTCTGGGTGCTGCTGATCAGTGGAGCCGCGCCCCCGGCGCACTTCGTCAAGGGGTGGAAAGGGGCCGAGGGCTTCCGCCAGCCGCCCATGTATTTCCCGAACGGCGGGAGCACGCTCCGGGGAATTTCCAAACCAGGTGAGATTGTGTGGTCCCGCATCTATGTCGAAGACGAGTCGCTGCACATGGACATCGGTCGTGGCGCGGTGGTGGAGTTGCCGAAGGAGGAGACCGAACGGCGCTGGCAGAACACCACGCCACAGTGGCCCATCATGCACGCTGTGACGTATGGCGTGTCTCGCGATCAGCTGATGGCCAAGCACCAGGCCAACCACATTCAGGTGGCCTATGCCGACGACGCCAAGTCAGCCGACGCCTGCCTGCTGGCCAAGGCAGCGTTTGCCAATGAGCTCGGCATGAAGGTGAATGTCTGCGGCGGGCGGTCTCGCAAGAAGGGATGGTAG
- a CDS encoding dihydrodipicolinate synthase family protein — protein sequence MKTSSAPAYHGIIPPIITPLKDRDTLDVAGLENLIEHLVGGGVHGIFALGTTGEAPSLSYRLRREMVERTCKQVAGRVPVLVGITDTSFVESVNLAQHSAEQGATAVVLSAPYYFPVGQPELTEYVEDLVPELPLPVFLYNMPSHTKVTFELSTVRRAMDLPGVVGMKDSSGNMVYFHQLVRELEHRPDWSLLVGPEELLGESVLLGGHGGVCGGANLCPKLYVALYEAARKRDVPRVLELHAQVMRISSSIYKVGRHGSAFIKSVKCALSVLGVCDDFLAEPFHRFRDEERLRVGTYLEEFEITRERAWPAAVEV from the coding sequence ATGAAGACATCATCTGCACCCGCCTACCACGGCATCATTCCTCCCATCATCACTCCGCTCAAAGACCGCGACACGCTGGATGTGGCGGGGTTGGAGAACTTGATCGAGCACCTCGTGGGAGGCGGAGTGCATGGCATCTTTGCCCTGGGCACCACCGGTGAGGCCCCCAGCCTGAGCTACCGGCTGCGGCGGGAGATGGTGGAGCGCACCTGCAAGCAGGTGGCGGGGCGGGTGCCGGTGCTGGTGGGCATCACGGACACCTCCTTTGTGGAATCGGTGAACCTCGCTCAGCACTCGGCTGAGCAGGGGGCTACTGCGGTGGTGCTTTCGGCTCCTTATTACTTTCCTGTTGGCCAGCCGGAATTGACCGAGTATGTGGAAGACTTGGTGCCGGAACTTCCTCTCCCGGTCTTCCTCTACAACATGCCCAGCCATACCAAGGTGACTTTTGAGCTGAGCACTGTCCGCCGTGCCATGGACCTGCCCGGCGTGGTGGGGATGAAGGACAGCTCGGGCAACATGGTTTATTTCCACCAACTCGTGCGGGAGCTGGAGCACCGTCCGGACTGGAGTCTGTTGGTGGGACCTGAAGAGTTGCTCGGGGAGAGCGTGCTCCTGGGCGGGCACGGTGGCGTTTGTGGTGGGGCCAATCTCTGCCCAAAACTCTACGTGGCCCTGTATGAGGCGGCGCGGAAGCGGGATGTGCCGCGGGTGTTGGAGCTTCACGCTCAAGTGATGCGGATCTCCAGCAGCATCTACAAGGTGGGCCGCCACGGTTCAGCCTTCATCAAGAGCGTGAAGTGTGCGCTGAGCGTGCTGGGGGTTTGCGATGACTTCCTGGCTGAGCCGTTTCACCGCTTCCGTGACGAGGAGCGCCTGCGGGTTGGAACGTACTTGGAGGAGTTTGAGATCACGCGGGAGCGGGCGTGGCCTGCGGCGGTGGAGGTGTAG
- a CDS encoding arsenate reductase family protein — protein MLKIYTYSGCSTCKNAVKWLKQNDIAFDEKPIRETPPTVAELKVVLKAKGGDLRPLFNTSGQDYRAMGMKEKLPGLSEEEALQLLASHGNLVKRPVALDKSAGVALVGFKQDEWAKALA, from the coding sequence ATGCTCAAGATCTACACCTACTCTGGATGCTCCACCTGCAAAAACGCGGTGAAGTGGCTCAAGCAAAATGACATTGCTTTCGATGAGAAACCCATCCGTGAGACCCCGCCCACAGTGGCAGAGCTGAAGGTCGTGTTGAAGGCGAAGGGTGGGGATCTCCGACCGCTCTTCAATACTTCTGGCCAGGACTACCGGGCCATGGGGATGAAAGAGAAGCTCCCGGGATTGAGTGAAGAGGAGGCTTTGCAACTCCTGGCGAGCCACGGGAATCTTGTGAAACGACCCGTTGCGCTGGATAAGAGTGCGGGGGTGGCTCTCGTGGGGTTCAAGCAGGACGAGTGGGCAAAAGCCCTGGCCTGA
- a CDS encoding N-acetylmuramoyl-L-alanine amidase-like domain-containing protein, with translation MSSFDRRDFCTLVAANFSALLLSQCSTPPPPPIIPVTSVPPGVPAPQPVPVYHGRLPWNTVFKGEDKFYALTARAQSENWAALPLARRTATVGRALAGTRYGNYTLEIDDRVEAPSVNLYALDCWTFYEVSLAFARVIGTHPGPWSPVELLRMVEMERYRNGLCDGSYLSRMHHLEEVFADNQRRGLGTNVTRSLGGVPVRRNVREMQIAWRNYRYLRNNPSLRSGIANVEGRVSRLPVSYIPKNRVAGIESRLQDGDVLAIASKDDTGYTSHVGLAVRHGNTCRFMHATSNYDKGRCCIVDTRISAYLGEKSDNMGLIVFRPV, from the coding sequence ATGTCCTCTTTTGACCGCCGCGATTTCTGCACCCTTGTTGCTGCCAACTTCTCCGCACTGCTGCTCTCACAGTGCTCCACTCCGCCGCCGCCGCCCATCATTCCGGTGACGTCCGTTCCACCCGGCGTCCCGGCACCTCAACCTGTGCCCGTGTACCATGGCAGGCTGCCGTGGAACACGGTCTTCAAAGGCGAGGACAAGTTCTATGCGCTCACAGCCCGTGCCCAGAGTGAAAACTGGGCTGCGTTGCCCCTCGCCCGTCGAACGGCGACTGTGGGCCGGGCGCTTGCCGGAACACGATACGGCAACTACACCCTGGAGATTGACGACCGCGTTGAGGCGCCGTCGGTGAATTTGTACGCGTTGGACTGCTGGACCTTCTATGAGGTGTCGCTCGCCTTTGCCCGCGTGATTGGCACCCACCCTGGGCCGTGGTCGCCCGTCGAGTTGCTCCGGATGGTAGAAATGGAGCGCTATCGAAACGGTCTGTGCGATGGCTCCTACCTCAGTCGCATGCACCATTTGGAAGAGGTGTTTGCCGACAACCAACGGCGCGGACTGGGCACCAATGTGACTCGGTCTCTTGGTGGAGTGCCGGTGCGGAGGAACGTGCGGGAGATGCAGATTGCGTGGCGGAACTATCGCTATCTTCGTAACAACCCCTCGTTGCGCAGTGGCATTGCCAATGTGGAAGGCAGGGTGTCCCGGCTTCCTGTGAGCTACATTCCAAAAAATCGTGTCGCGGGCATCGAGTCCCGGCTCCAGGACGGTGATGTGCTGGCGATCGCCTCCAAGGACGACACGGGCTACACCTCCCATGTGGGGCTGGCCGTTCGCCATGGCAACACCTGCCGTTTCATGCACGCCACCTCCAACTACGACAAAGGACGCTGCTGCATTGTGGATACGAGAATTTCCGCGTACCTGGGCGAAAAATCGGACAATATGGGGCTGATCGTCTTCAGGCCTGTGTAG
- a CDS encoding inverse autotransporter beta domain-containing protein, translating into MKPQFTTPLLLKSLVGAVLALSLSGTGIQAGPPDAKGAATIEPSGHPMYLGTVTAGLKTSDAYTDGHFSIVAPLYSTLGADATLEGSVLFIEPYVSYGEGGEIASSLGLGFRHLFGSQPLTALSANNTAQAGFLDEGVFVGSSVFVDMLDTEANNQFWQLGVGIEAGTRYVEVRGNYYIPLSDKQLAEETRTRETIRNSRSRSTSYLTGVSDPYATGNTIAQDAAFTTRTTTTTYTTTIERLFRRYEEGMEGWDAEVAVLVPGLDRYLDVRVIGGYYSFDNQPFGPQQGGTGNVEGWKAGLELRPVPAVILTGTWYEDARLTGSDWTVGVQLQIPFEAGDLGDGKNFLSRVGDAFKPRRRHLAERMAEPVRRQNAAVKLASTVESSSRSQTTRNTDTSTSQSTKMIVLTDDVVFVNNGDAVGNGIQAGDTSGNGANGTAERPYNSLVDGANTASIRSNASGQIWKVYTQGDTDLPYTGSVIVTGSTDFISSFEVVTGMNGLTFGGNTGRPELTGLIDVQNVAHFGIRGYEVTNSSKGSALFVSEVAEFTASKNVFTASDIGIHVENDAIEMAAEIRENQFNGASTAIKLDVHTTGDLTAEIDRNEFSGSFQDGLYGYNSGNSNLVVLLTNNDFSGSYVSSLGAFENGGTSNLDVTITGNTAAAAATLSDDGFQFKSSGTATNTLLVEGNEFLGTSGDSLVEINTADSSTFTATIHDNTFDGVVDGQAVDLISNGTSSLTAYVTENLFDGEMEQALNVDKLGSSKLNLTFNDNTLAASFSDDALSIASNGDGVGSSLLKALVQGNTFSGTFDLDGIDADQVAQGPIELTLKENIFSGTFTESAIDLTGADSTGTSVLMTAFIEDNDFSGSYSSGNSAGAVHIIANSAAKISATLSGNEFSGTYSTDVVSLRSSSTSQLTVTVADNTLLLGSTVTDAFLDVQSSDTSTMTITGLDRNAVNGTVVRGFSLREQGSSIMTVNGTLDPAANNTVTTGTATQTTGTPTGSFQLNGSQKNL; encoded by the coding sequence ATGAAACCGCAATTCACCACTCCCTTGCTGCTCAAGAGCCTGGTCGGCGCAGTGCTCGCCCTCAGTCTATCCGGTACCGGCATTCAAGCTGGCCCACCAGATGCCAAGGGCGCTGCGACCATCGAGCCATCAGGTCACCCGATGTACCTGGGCACCGTGACCGCGGGATTGAAGACCAGCGATGCCTACACCGACGGGCACTTTTCCATCGTCGCACCGCTCTACAGCACCCTGGGGGCAGACGCCACCCTGGAAGGCAGCGTGTTGTTTATCGAACCTTATGTCTCCTACGGTGAGGGCGGGGAGATCGCCTCATCCCTGGGCTTGGGGTTCCGGCATCTCTTTGGCTCCCAACCTCTCACGGCACTCTCTGCAAACAACACTGCCCAAGCCGGCTTCCTTGATGAAGGGGTCTTTGTGGGTTCAAGCGTGTTTGTGGACATGCTGGACACAGAGGCCAACAATCAATTTTGGCAACTGGGCGTCGGCATTGAGGCTGGCACGCGTTATGTGGAAGTTCGCGGCAACTATTATATTCCTCTCTCCGACAAGCAACTCGCAGAAGAGACTCGCACTCGCGAGACTATTCGCAACTCCAGGAGTCGCAGCACTTCCTATCTGACTGGTGTAAGCGATCCTTACGCCACGGGCAATACGATCGCCCAAGATGCGGCGTTTACCACCCGTACCACCACCACCACCTATACCACGACCATCGAGCGCCTCTTCCGCCGCTATGAAGAGGGCATGGAAGGCTGGGATGCTGAAGTGGCCGTGTTGGTACCGGGCCTGGACCGCTACCTTGATGTCCGCGTGATCGGCGGCTACTACAGCTTTGACAACCAGCCCTTTGGCCCCCAGCAGGGCGGCACTGGCAATGTGGAAGGCTGGAAGGCCGGCCTGGAGCTACGCCCGGTACCAGCCGTCATCCTGACCGGCACCTGGTACGAGGACGCCCGGCTCACCGGCAGTGACTGGACAGTAGGCGTGCAGCTCCAGATTCCGTTCGAAGCGGGCGACCTTGGAGATGGAAAGAACTTCCTCTCCCGAGTCGGAGATGCATTTAAACCACGCCGTCGCCACCTGGCCGAACGGATGGCTGAGCCCGTCCGCCGCCAGAACGCCGCTGTCAAGCTGGCCAGCACCGTGGAATCTAGCTCCCGCAGCCAGACAACACGGAACACGGACACCAGCACCTCCCAGTCCACCAAGATGATCGTCCTCACCGATGACGTGGTTTTTGTAAACAACGGTGATGCGGTCGGTAACGGCATCCAGGCTGGTGACACGAGTGGCAATGGCGCCAACGGGACGGCTGAGCGCCCCTACAACAGTCTGGTGGACGGCGCGAACACCGCGAGCATCAGAAGCAATGCGAGCGGCCAAATCTGGAAAGTGTACACCCAGGGCGATACCGATCTGCCGTACACGGGCAGTGTGATCGTAACGGGAAGCACAGACTTCATCAGCTCCTTCGAGGTGGTGACGGGCATGAACGGGCTGACTTTTGGCGGCAACACCGGCCGACCAGAGCTCACCGGCCTGATCGACGTCCAGAACGTGGCCCACTTTGGCATCCGCGGCTACGAAGTCACCAACTCTTCCAAGGGCAGCGCCCTTTTCGTCTCTGAAGTGGCGGAGTTCACTGCCTCCAAGAACGTCTTCACCGCCTCCGACATCGGCATTCATGTGGAAAACGATGCCATCGAAATGGCGGCGGAGATTAGGGAGAACCAGTTCAATGGCGCGTCGACCGCGATCAAGTTGGATGTCCACACTACAGGCGACCTGACGGCGGAGATCGACCGCAACGAGTTCTCCGGATCTTTTCAGGACGGGCTCTATGGCTATAACAGTGGCAACTCGAACTTGGTCGTGTTGCTTACCAACAACGACTTCAGCGGAAGCTACGTGAGCTCTCTCGGTGCATTCGAAAACGGTGGCACATCAAACCTCGATGTCACGATCACGGGGAACACGGCGGCGGCAGCAGCCACCCTTTCTGATGACGGATTTCAATTCAAGTCCTCCGGCACTGCCACGAACACCCTCCTCGTGGAAGGCAACGAGTTTCTGGGCACGTCTGGAGATTCGCTTGTTGAGATTAACACAGCAGACAGTTCCACTTTCACCGCGACGATCCATGACAACACCTTTGACGGCGTGGTCGATGGCCAGGCTGTGGACCTGATCTCCAACGGCACATCTTCTCTTACCGCCTACGTTACGGAGAACCTGTTCGACGGGGAAATGGAACAGGCTCTAAACGTGGACAAGCTGGGCTCCTCCAAGCTGAACCTCACCTTCAACGACAACACCCTGGCTGCTTCATTCTCTGACGATGCGCTGAGCATCGCCAGCAATGGCGACGGTGTCGGGAGCTCCCTGCTCAAAGCCCTGGTACAGGGCAATACCTTCAGCGGCACCTTCGACCTTGATGGCATTGATGCCGACCAGGTCGCCCAGGGCCCGATTGAATTGACCCTCAAAGAGAACATCTTCAGCGGCACATTCACGGAGAGCGCCATCGATCTGACCGGGGCCGACAGCACTGGGACCTCGGTGCTCATGACGGCATTCATTGAAGACAATGACTTCTCAGGCTCTTACAGCAGCGGCAACTCCGCCGGGGCTGTTCACATTATCGCCAACAGCGCCGCCAAGATCTCCGCCACCCTCAGTGGAAACGAATTCTCCGGCACTTACAGCACGGATGTCGTGAGTCTTCGCAGCTCGTCCACCTCACAGCTGACCGTCACCGTGGCAGACAACACGCTTCTGCTGGGCTCGACTGTCACAGATGCCTTCCTGGATGTTCAGAGCAGTGACACCTCCACCATGACCATCACGGGGCTCGACCGGAATGCCGTCAACGGCACCGTCGTCAGGGGGTTTTCCCTGCGCGAACAGGGTAGCAGCATCATGACGGTCAACGGCACGCTGGATCCGGCCGCCAACAACACGGTCACCACCGGCACAGCAACCCAGACCACCGGCACACCTACCGGAAGCTTCCAGCTCAACGGCAGCCAGAAGAACCTGTAA